A stretch of Mytilus edulis chromosome 11, xbMytEdul2.2, whole genome shotgun sequence DNA encodes these proteins:
- the LOC139494179 gene encoding uncharacterized protein, giving the protein MTESENEDVLLLHDENDIANEADGYDFQHLYVANEIKNDDLNRKTRGSVNKPPKKPNRIIKGTAISSDKAPKSVKRKAKATSATSKATKSPRVEDLSPEELSVLRDKMGISTMGKSIDTLTHLFRGFINNCGKEPVRAPRCETVSQSSIQAEVVNPAAASSNTQILPLDANLNTDSVQDFDLDYLEDPVYLPPSGVSARADDSPAPVDFDTSFDPALGFSNAFRAPLSEVNVPLSQPVVEQGEQYDYNFDWEIPQLNTEEKTGPKLSSGLSKAVNAAMSVKSNYESIKLIEERYLRPENCENLCVPRVNKEIWTALPRQAHTVDSKMQETQRYFVKGLTPIVQLANQCCRNEPLNVDNTRKLLSDSICLLGHGFLSLTQRRRSALRPYFNDKFKPICNSDVPVDSSLFGADCMKQMKELGDYTKIPIASPRFLGRGSRSNNFSAPSNFSRDHYQSLNSRGPVGRQGGRQFPSLRGRGRGFQTGNRGSQRGHNSQRGFNQNNHYRQ; this is encoded by the coding sequence ATGACTGAGTCTGAAAATGAAGATGTTTTGCTTTTGCATGATGAAAATGATATTGCTAATGAAGCCGATGGCTATGATTTTCAGCATCTGTATGTtgctaatgaaataaaaaatgatgatttgAATAGGAAAACTAGAGGTAGTGTCAATAAACCTCCTAAAAAGCCTAATAGAATTATAAAAGGCACTGCCATTTCGAGTGACAAGGCACCTAAATCAGTCAAAAGGAAAGCTAAGGCTACTAGTGCTACTAGTAAAGCCACTAAATCTCCTAGAGTTGAGGATTTATCTCCTGAGGAATTATCAGTGTTGAGGGATAAAATGGGCATATCTACAATGGGCAAGTCAATTGACACTTTGACTCATCTTTTTAGAGGATTTATTAATAATTGTGGGAAAGAGCCTGTAAGGGCCCCTAGGTGTGAGACAGTTTCACAGTCTTCCATTCAAGCAGAGGTTGTGAACCCTGCTGCTGCATCCTCTAACACTCAAATTTTGCCTTTAGATGCTAATTTAAATACAGATTCTGTTCAGGATTTTGATCTGGATTACTTGGAGGATCCAGTATATTTACCTCCTTCTGGAGTCTCTGCTAGGGCTGATGACAGTCCAGCACCAGTTGATTTTGACACTTCTTTTGACCCAGCCCTAGGGTTTTCTAATGCCTTTAGGGCTCCTCTTAGTGAGGTTAATGTACCACTTTCTCAACCTGTTGTTGAACAGGGTGAACAATACGATTATAATTTTGATTGGGAAATCCCACAGTTGAATACTGAAGAGAAGACTGGGCCAAAATTATCTTCTGGGCTTTCAAAGGCTGTAAATGCTGCAATGTCGGTTAAATCAAATTACGAGAGTATTAAATTGATCGAGGAGAGATATTTACGGCCAGAAAATTGTGAGAACCTTTGTGTTCCTAGGGTCAATAAGGAGATTTGGACCGCATTGCCTAGACAGGCCCACACTGTTGATTCCAAAATGCAAGAAACTCAAAGATATTTTGTTAAGGGTTTGACCCCTATTGTTCAGTTGGCCAATCAGTGCTGTAGGAATGAGCCTTTAAATGTCGACAACACTAGAAAGCTTTTGTCTGACTCTATTTGTTTGTTAGGCCATGGTTTTCTTTCTCTGACACAGAGGAGACGCTCAGCACTTAGACCTTATTTTAATGACAAGTTTAAACCTATTTGTAATTCTGATGTTCCGGTGGATTCATCACTCTTTGGGGCTGACTGCATGAAGCAGATGAAGGAACTTGGTGACTACACCAAGATTCCAATAGCTAGTCCTAGATTCCTAGGTAGAGGATCTAGGTCCAACAACTTTAGTGCTCCAAGCAACTTTAGTAGAGACCATTATCAGTCTTTAAACTCCAGAGGCCCTGTCGGTCGACAGGGCGGACGACAATTCCCCTCCCTAAGAGGCAGAGGGAGAGGTTTCCAGACAGGGAACAGAGGGTCCCAAAGAGGTCACAACTCTCAGAGAGGGTTCAACCAGAACAACCATTATCGACAATAG